The Pricia mediterranea genome includes a window with the following:
- the pheT gene encoding phenylalanine--tRNA ligase subunit beta, with protein sequence MQISYNWLKQFINMDRPSAKTAELLTDLGLEVEGITSFESIKGGLKGVVVGHVLTCEKHPNADRLKLTSVDIGAEAPVQIVCGAPNVAKGQKVPVATIGATLYTSEGEAWKIKKGKIRGVESHGMICAEDELGLGTGHDGIMVLDENTPPGAPCSEIFEVEYDEVFDIGLTPNRADAMSHYGVARDLKAGLIQNDVDKELITPSVSQFAIDNRSLKIQVNVDDSEAAPRYCGVTMNNLSVKPSPNWLQNRLRAIGLKPINNVVDATNYVLHELGQPLHAFDAKRIHGNKVIVKTLPQGTKFMTLDGVERSLHKDDLMICDDEKPMCIAGVFGGINTGVTEHTTSIFLESAYFDPISVRKTAKRHGLNTDASFRFERGVDIENVEYALKRAALLIEEVAGGDVSSDIVDLYPKRVEDHHVFLTFRKTYSLIGQKISQDTIKSILASLDIKVKSVTEAGLGLSIPSYRVDVQREVDVIEEILRVYGYNNIDFTSKLNASIASTHRHEDHKLQNAIGDFLAAQGFFEIMANSLTSPEYSEYLGDGFAKGAVTMLNPLGAELSVMRQSLLFSGLEAISHNINRKKKDLKFFEFGKTYHHGETSRIENKCLSLFLTGNRDSDSWAVTEKTTDFYFLKSIVTNVLHRLGISETVSSPTENTVFAEGLTLQVNSKDLVSLGRISGSILSKMDIKQDCLYAEFDWDQVIALAKATKVGYKEIPKYPEVKRDFALLLDERITFREIYDIARRTEKKMLKDVNLFDVYTGNNLPKGKKSYAVSFTLQDTQRTLTDKQIDKIMNKLLHSYQTELGAELR encoded by the coding sequence ATGCAGATTTCTTACAATTGGTTGAAGCAGTTCATCAACATGGATCGCCCATCCGCCAAAACCGCCGAACTCCTTACCGATCTTGGACTGGAAGTTGAGGGCATCACCTCTTTTGAATCCATCAAAGGCGGATTGAAGGGGGTTGTCGTCGGCCATGTACTCACCTGTGAAAAACATCCGAATGCCGATCGGTTGAAACTGACCTCGGTCGATATCGGGGCGGAAGCGCCAGTGCAGATCGTATGCGGCGCGCCTAATGTAGCCAAAGGCCAAAAAGTACCGGTTGCCACGATCGGCGCTACCTTGTACACTTCGGAGGGAGAGGCCTGGAAAATCAAAAAAGGAAAAATACGCGGCGTGGAAAGCCACGGGATGATATGCGCCGAGGACGAACTCGGACTCGGTACCGGTCATGACGGTATCATGGTACTCGATGAAAATACCCCGCCCGGAGCCCCATGTTCCGAAATTTTCGAAGTAGAATACGATGAGGTTTTCGACATCGGTCTTACCCCCAATCGCGCCGATGCCATGAGTCATTATGGGGTAGCAAGGGATCTCAAGGCGGGACTGATTCAGAACGATGTGGACAAAGAGCTGATAACCCCCTCGGTGAGCCAGTTCGCTATCGACAATCGCTCCTTAAAAATACAGGTCAACGTGGATGATAGCGAGGCCGCGCCACGATATTGTGGAGTGACAATGAACAACCTGTCCGTAAAACCTTCTCCCAACTGGTTGCAGAATCGGCTACGCGCCATAGGACTAAAGCCGATAAACAACGTCGTTGACGCTACCAACTACGTGTTGCACGAGTTGGGACAACCGCTACACGCCTTTGATGCCAAAAGAATACATGGCAATAAAGTTATCGTTAAGACCCTGCCCCAAGGCACTAAATTCATGACCTTGGACGGGGTGGAACGCTCTTTGCACAAAGACGATCTGATGATTTGCGATGACGAGAAGCCTATGTGCATCGCCGGAGTTTTCGGGGGAATCAACACCGGGGTCACCGAACATACGACCTCTATCTTCTTGGAGAGTGCCTATTTCGATCCGATCTCCGTTCGCAAAACGGCCAAAAGACACGGCCTGAACACTGATGCCTCCTTTCGGTTCGAACGGGGCGTCGATATCGAGAACGTCGAATATGCGTTAAAACGGGCTGCCCTGCTTATCGAAGAGGTTGCGGGAGGTGATGTGTCATCGGACATCGTTGATCTCTATCCGAAACGCGTTGAAGACCATCACGTATTCTTGACCTTTCGCAAAACCTATTCCCTGATCGGACAGAAAATATCCCAAGATACTATTAAGTCCATTCTCGCTTCTTTGGACATCAAGGTCAAAAGTGTAACGGAGGCGGGTCTCGGGCTTTCCATCCCCTCCTATCGCGTCGATGTGCAACGTGAAGTTGATGTCATCGAAGAGATTTTAAGGGTCTACGGCTACAACAATATTGACTTTACGAGCAAATTGAACGCCTCGATAGCCTCGACACATAGACACGAGGACCATAAATTGCAAAATGCCATCGGTGATTTTTTGGCGGCCCAGGGTTTTTTCGAAATCATGGCCAACAGCCTCACCTCCCCAGAATACTCAGAATATTTAGGAGACGGATTTGCGAAGGGTGCGGTCACCATGCTCAATCCTTTGGGCGCAGAACTATCGGTAATGCGTCAATCCCTCTTGTTCTCCGGTTTAGAGGCGATATCCCATAATATCAACCGAAAGAAAAAGGACCTTAAATTTTTTGAGTTTGGAAAAACATATCATCACGGGGAAACAAGCCGAATCGAAAACAAATGCTTGAGCTTGTTTTTAACGGGTAATCGCGATAGCGATAGCTGGGCGGTAACCGAAAAAACGACGGACTTCTACTTCCTGAAGTCCATCGTAACAAACGTTTTACATCGTTTGGGGATATCGGAAACCGTATCATCGCCGACGGAGAATACGGTTTTTGCGGAAGGGCTAACCTTACAGGTGAACTCCAAAGACTTGGTTTCGTTGGGTAGGATTAGCGGGTCCATTTTGAGTAAAATGGACATCAAACAGGATTGTCTGTATGCAGAATTTGACTGGGATCAGGTCATCGCCCTGGCAAAGGCAACTAAGGTAGGCTATAAAGAGATTCCGAAATATCCTGAAGTAAAACGCGATTTTGCATTGCTTCTGGATGAAAGGATAACCTTCAGGGAAATCTACGATATCGCCCGACGAACGGAAAAAAAGATGCTAAAAGATGTTAATCTCTTTGATGTCTACACCGGAAACAACCTCCCGAAAGGAAAAAAATCCTACGCCGTAAGCTTTACCCTGCAGGATACACAGCGTACCCTTACAGACAAACAAATCGATAAAATCATGAACAAGCTACTACATAGCTATCAAACGGAGCTCGGCGCGGAACTGAGGTAA
- the leuB gene encoding 3-isopropylmalate dehydrogenase has product MKLKIALLGGDGIGPEVLAQSVKCLRAVEETFSHRFEYQEAPVGAIAMTSTGKPLPDETLELCRESNAILFGAIGALEYDNNPDAKVRPEQGLLKLRKELGLFASIRPIKTFPSLIGNSPLKKNIIANTDLVIFRELTGGIYFGRKTLSADGSVASDLCQYSEQEISRIAHLAFKAAKKRRKKLTLVDKANVLESSRLWRKTVTEIGKSYPEVEMQSLFIDNAAVQMMMDPRQFDIILTDNMFGDILSDQGSVIIGSTGLLPSASVGAENAMFEPFHGSYPQAKAKNIANPVASILSMAMMLQHFGLDEEANAVMVAVHKSFVKKVVTPDVLGSSKYGTDYVGDYISGNIVDSDENLNLNDENIWLGKSTII; this is encoded by the coding sequence ATGAAGCTGAAAATTGCTCTTCTTGGCGGGGATGGAATCGGCCCCGAAGTACTGGCACAATCCGTGAAATGCCTTCGGGCGGTGGAGGAGACCTTCAGCCATCGCTTTGAGTATCAGGAAGCCCCGGTAGGTGCCATCGCCATGACCAGTACCGGCAAACCTTTGCCCGACGAGACCTTGGAATTATGCCGGGAATCAAACGCCATTTTATTTGGAGCGATAGGCGCACTGGAATACGACAATAATCCGGACGCCAAGGTACGACCGGAACAAGGTCTTTTAAAGTTACGAAAGGAGCTAGGGCTGTTTGCCAGTATCCGACCGATTAAAACTTTCCCTAGCTTGATCGGAAACTCGCCCTTGAAAAAAAATATAATCGCCAATACCGATCTGGTTATTTTTAGGGAGCTGACCGGAGGTATTTATTTTGGTAGAAAAACCTTGAGTGCCGATGGCAGTGTAGCGTCAGATCTTTGCCAATACTCCGAGCAGGAAATAAGCCGTATCGCCCATTTGGCCTTTAAGGCGGCCAAAAAGCGAAGAAAAAAATTGACCTTGGTCGATAAGGCGAACGTCTTGGAATCTTCCCGGCTATGGCGGAAGACCGTTACCGAAATCGGCAAGAGTTATCCCGAGGTCGAAATGCAGTCCCTTTTTATAGACAATGCCGCCGTACAGATGATGATGGATCCCCGGCAATTCGATATTATCTTGACCGACAACATGTTCGGGGACATCCTTTCCGATCAGGGCAGTGTTATCATCGGCTCTACGGGCTTATTGCCTTCTGCATCCGTTGGGGCCGAAAACGCCATGTTCGAGCCTTTTCATGGCTCGTATCCGCAAGCCAAGGCCAAGAATATCGCGAACCCCGTGGCATCCATACTAAGTATGGCCATGATGCTGCAGCATTTCGGACTCGATGAGGAGGCCAACGCCGTGATGGTCGCGGTGCACAAATCCTTCGTTAAAAAAGTGGTAACCCCCGACGTGCTGGGAAGCAGTAAATACGGAACAGACTATGTAGGGGACTATATCTCGGGAAATATTGTCGATTCGGATGAAAACCTCAATCTGAACGATGAAAATATCTGGTTGGGGAAGTCGACGATTATTTAA
- a CDS encoding 2-isopropylmalate synthase produces MGKDIVQIFDTTLRDGEQVPGCKLDAEQKLVIAERLDDLGVDVIEAGFPISSPGDFKAVVEISKLVKNATVCGLTRAVKKDIEVAAEALKHAKKPRIHTGIGTSDSHIKHKFNSNRDAIIERAVSAVSYAKTFVEDVEFYAEDAGRTDNDFLARICEAVVQAGATVLNIPDTTGYCLPEEYGAKMKYLKENVKGIEKAILSCHCHNDLGLATANSIAGVINGARQIECTINGIGERAGNTSLEEVVMILRQHPDLNLDTNINSKLLFSTSQMVSQKMGMVVQPNKAIVGANAFAHSSGIHQDGVIKNRETYEIIDPEDVGVNESSIVLTARSGRAALAYRAKIVGYELTKRQLDDVYQEFLKFADVQREISDEDIPRIIGACKLDIESIS; encoded by the coding sequence ATGGGTAAAGACATAGTACAGATTTTTGATACCACCCTACGCGACGGGGAACAGGTACCGGGATGTAAACTGGATGCCGAACAAAAACTGGTCATCGCCGAACGTCTAGACGATTTGGGCGTGGATGTTATTGAAGCGGGATTTCCGATATCGAGTCCGGGGGACTTCAAAGCCGTCGTGGAGATATCAAAACTGGTGAAGAACGCCACGGTCTGTGGTCTTACCCGGGCCGTGAAAAAGGATATCGAAGTGGCCGCGGAAGCCTTGAAGCATGCTAAGAAGCCAAGGATACATACAGGTATCGGCACTTCCGATTCACATATTAAACACAAATTCAACTCCAATCGCGATGCCATAATCGAACGTGCCGTCAGTGCCGTCAGCTATGCCAAGACCTTTGTGGAGGATGTGGAATTTTACGCCGAGGATGCCGGTCGAACCGATAACGATTTCCTGGCCAGGATCTGTGAGGCCGTCGTACAGGCAGGGGCCACTGTACTGAACATTCCCGATACTACGGGCTACTGCCTGCCAGAAGAATACGGGGCCAAAATGAAATACCTGAAAGAGAACGTAAAAGGCATCGAAAAGGCCATCCTCTCTTGCCACTGTCACAACGATTTGGGCCTCGCCACCGCGAATTCCATTGCCGGCGTGATCAACGGGGCCCGTCAGATCGAATGCACCATCAACGGTATTGGTGAGCGGGCCGGAAACACTTCCCTGGAGGAAGTCGTGATGATTTTACGGCAGCATCCCGACCTGAATCTCGATACGAATATCAATAGCAAATTATTGTTTAGCACCAGCCAGATGGTTTCCCAAAAAATGGGCATGGTGGTGCAGCCCAACAAAGCTATTGTCGGGGCCAATGCCTTTGCGCATAGTTCCGGCATCCATCAAGACGGGGTCATCAAAAACAGGGAAACCTACGAGATTATCGACCCCGAAGATGTGGGTGTTAATGAGTCGTCAATTGTCTTAACGGCACGAAGTGGTCGGGCCGCACTGGCATACCGGGCCAAAATTGTGGGCTACGAACTCACCAAAAGGCAACTCGACGATGTCTATCAGGAATTCCTGAAATTTGCGGATGTCCAAAGAGAGATATCAGACGAGGATATCCCCAGAATCATTGGTGCCTGCAAGTTAGATATCGAGAGTATTTCCTAA
- a CDS encoding DMT family transporter — translation MSRSSKFNTGNFLEINLAMLLMSTSGPFGKFITLPVPLTIAIRGSLALIFLLAYCKFKGISFGLEGPDRWPVFLSGLLMAVHWLTYFHALQLSNVAIGMLSLFTYPVMTAFLEPLFLKSRFQKIHLLLGVLVLFGIYYLVPDFNFGNQNTIAIGFGLLSALCYAIRNLILKTKVDRYQGSLLMTYQMFIVGLLLLPVFFAYDLNAIGQQWMGLLGVALITTVLGHTMFINCFKHFSVTTVSILSSVQPVYGILIGALFMSEIPGWSTVLGGTLILASVVVESARSYR, via the coding sequence TTGAGCCGATCTTCAAAATTCAATACCGGAAATTTTCTCGAAATCAATCTGGCGATGTTGCTGATGAGCACTTCCGGCCCATTCGGAAAATTTATAACCCTACCGGTTCCCCTGACCATCGCAATACGCGGATCGTTGGCCCTGATCTTTCTTTTGGCCTATTGTAAGTTCAAAGGTATTTCTTTCGGTCTAGAAGGTCCGGACCGATGGCCCGTATTTCTGAGTGGTTTACTGATGGCCGTCCATTGGCTGACCTACTTTCATGCGCTGCAGTTGTCGAACGTGGCCATCGGCATGTTGTCCCTGTTCACCTATCCGGTCATGACCGCTTTCTTGGAGCCGTTATTTTTAAAATCCCGATTTCAGAAAATCCATTTGTTGCTGGGCGTTTTGGTCCTTTTCGGGATCTATTATTTGGTGCCGGACTTTAACTTTGGTAACCAAAACACCATTGCGATCGGTTTCGGACTGCTTTCCGCCCTGTGCTACGCCATTCGCAATCTGATCCTGAAAACGAAAGTGGATCGGTATCAGGGTTCTCTACTGATGACCTATCAAATGTTTATCGTCGGGTTATTGCTGCTACCGGTCTTTTTTGCGTACGACCTGAACGCAATAGGGCAGCAATGGATGGGACTCTTAGGCGTGGCACTGATCACCACGGTGTTGGGCCATACGATGTTTATCAACTGTTTCAAACATTTTTCCGTTACTACGGTGAGTATTCTCAGTAGCGTACAGCCCGTTTACGGTATTTTGATCGGAGCGCTTTTTATGTCGGAGATACCCGGATGGTCTACCGTATTGGGCGGTACCTTGATCTTGGCGTCGGTTGTGGTCGAGAGCGCAAGGTCATATCGGTAA
- a CDS encoding RluA family pseudouridine synthase — translation MGNKTVSNAKNLQVLYEDNHLIVVNKRPGDLVQGDKTGDVPLNEVVKHYLKEKYKKPGNVYLGVPHRLDRPTSGIVVFAKTSKVLPRLNKLFAEKKTTKTYWAVVKNNPTKESDTLVHWLRRNPKQNKSYANKKEVPDSKKAILAYRVIKKLDNYFLLEIDLITGRHHQIRAQMSAIGRPIKGDLKYGFDRSNKDASIHLHARSLSFVHPVKKEPLTLSAPPPRDPVWDACP, via the coding sequence GTGGGTAACAAGACAGTTTCAAATGCTAAAAACCTTCAAGTGCTTTATGAGGACAACCATTTAATCGTTGTCAACAAGCGCCCGGGGGATTTGGTGCAAGGCGATAAAACCGGGGATGTGCCCCTGAACGAGGTCGTGAAGCACTATTTAAAGGAAAAATACAAGAAGCCCGGCAACGTGTATCTGGGCGTGCCCCATCGTTTGGATCGCCCTACCTCGGGCATCGTAGTCTTTGCCAAGACTTCGAAGGTCCTACCGCGCCTTAACAAGCTCTTCGCGGAAAAAAAGACGACCAAGACCTATTGGGCCGTAGTAAAGAATAATCCAACAAAAGAAAGCGACACCTTGGTCCACTGGCTCCGTCGCAACCCCAAACAGAATAAATCATACGCCAACAAGAAAGAAGTTCCCGATAGTAAAAAGGCGATTCTAGCGTATCGGGTGATAAAAAAACTGGACAATTATTTTTTGTTGGAAATCGACCTGATAACGGGACGCCATCACCAGATAAGGGCCCAAATGTCCGCCATCGGACGCCCGATAAAAGGAGACCTTAAATATGGGTTCGACCGAAGTAATAAGGATGCCAGCATTCATTTACATGCGCGTAGCCTGAGCTTTGTACATCCTGTAAAGAAAGAACCGTTGACCTTGTCCGCCCCCCCGCCCCGGGACCCGGTTTGGGATGCCTGCCCTTGA
- the panB gene encoding 3-methyl-2-oxobutanoate hydroxymethyltransferase: MSTAKKDYKRVTVKSLVEMKKNGEKISMLTAYDYSMAKIVDSANVDVILVGDSASNVMAGHETTLPITLDQMIYHASSVIRAVERALVVVDIPFGSYQSDPKEALRSAIRIMKESGAHAVKLEGGVEIKESVKRILKAGIPVMGHLGLTPQSIYKFGTYTVRAKEDQEAEKLMEDAHLLEKLGCFSIVLEKIPAALTKKVSEGLSIPTIGIGGGQYADGQVLVIHDLLGMTHEFNPRFLRRYMNLYEDMGKAISEYVTDVKKRDFPNEEEQY, encoded by the coding sequence ATGTCGACCGCAAAAAAAGATTACAAACGGGTGACGGTAAAGTCCCTCGTAGAGATGAAAAAAAACGGGGAGAAAATCTCCATGCTCACCGCCTACGATTATTCCATGGCGAAGATCGTCGATTCGGCCAATGTCGATGTGATTCTGGTCGGTGACTCCGCCAGCAACGTGATGGCTGGCCATGAGACGACGCTTCCCATTACTTTGGACCAAATGATATATCATGCCAGCTCGGTCATCCGAGCCGTGGAAAGGGCTTTGGTAGTAGTCGATATTCCTTTCGGAAGTTATCAGAGCGACCCTAAGGAAGCCCTGCGTTCGGCGATACGGATCATGAAGGAGAGCGGGGCACATGCGGTCAAATTGGAAGGCGGAGTGGAAATCAAGGAATCCGTCAAGCGGATCCTGAAAGCAGGAATTCCAGTGATGGGACACTTGGGGCTGACTCCGCAGAGCATTTATAAGTTCGGCACCTACACCGTTCGCGCCAAGGAAGATCAAGAAGCGGAGAAACTGATGGAAGACGCCCATCTTCTAGAAAAGCTTGGATGCTTTAGTATTGTTCTGGAAAAAATTCCCGCTGCACTGACCAAAAAAGTTTCCGAAGGCCTGAGCATTCCTACCATCGGTATCGGGGGCGGGCAATACGCCGACGGCCAGGTTTTGGTCATCCATGACCTACTGGGCATGACCCATGAATTCAATCCGCGTTTCTTAAGACGCTATATGAATTTGTACGAGGATATGGGAAAGGCGATTTCCGAATATGTGACCGACGTCAAAAAACGGGATTTTCCAAATGAGGAAGAACAGTATTAA
- a CDS encoding nuclear transport factor 2 family protein: MKHVLSFLLCLFIFSLSAQESEKDDVQRTIETFFEGFHQQDSMKIKQTVSDEIVMRRISTDSAGKAFVRQQDFPDFLNMIVSIPKTTQFREIIKSYSIRIDGPMAQVWTPYEFRFNGEFDHCGTNSFQLFKEDRDWKIIYIIDTGRKEGCD; this comes from the coding sequence ATGAAGCATGTTCTAAGCTTTTTACTGTGCCTGTTCATCTTTAGTCTTTCTGCCCAGGAATCGGAAAAAGATGACGTACAAAGAACCATAGAAACCTTTTTCGAGGGCTTCCATCAACAGGATTCCATGAAGATAAAACAGACGGTTTCCGATGAAATCGTGATGCGGCGTATTTCAACTGATTCCGCTGGCAAGGCATTCGTACGCCAACAGGATTTCCCCGATTTTTTAAATATGATCGTCAGTATTCCCAAGACCACCCAATTTCGCGAAATTATCAAGTCGTATTCCATTCGGATCGACGGTCCGATGGCTCAAGTTTGGACACCCTATGAATTCAGGTTCAACGGTGAATTCGACCATTGCGGGACCAACTCCTTCCAACTGTTCAAGGAAGATAGGGACTGGAAAATCATCTATATTATCGATACCGGGCGAAAAGAGGGGTGCGACTAA
- a CDS encoding Gfo/Idh/MocA family protein, whose translation MKNSKKGSANTTRRSFIKKGAMASSIFIVPRHVLGGVGYMAPSDRLNLAAIGAGGKGASDIRNASVDGREKVVALCDVDFAGSAKASVERFPKAKKYADYREMLDKEKGIDAVTISTPDHVHAPAASYAMQRGKHVYVQKPMTHNIREARTLTQMARDNKIVSQMGNQGGSNPLLNMVQKWIDDDKIGAVSKVQVWTNRPVWPQGYAMPDPDPSLKPESLDWDLWLGPAEKKPYIPNLHPFNWRGWWDYGTGALGDVGCHLIDIPFRTLNLKYPTGAECSVGSVYSKMWTADYNPEGCPASSFITLNFDATDKTKSPIEMTWSDGGIRPAHPDIIPADDDIGGEDSQNGVLIIGEKGIISTNINDSSPLMPKLYLNDGTTEFGPETEPNLEPEYGHQRKWVNACKAGFDSELHKGLTSSFDYAGPMTETVLMGNLAIRSYLLRRENEKGNMEFFGRKKLLWDGENMRITNLEEANQFVGREHREGWKV comes from the coding sequence ATGAAAAATAGCAAAAAAGGCTCCGCGAACACCACTCGCAGGTCGTTTATCAAAAAAGGCGCTATGGCCTCCTCGATTTTTATCGTTCCCCGCCACGTACTTGGGGGCGTCGGTTATATGGCACCCAGTGACCGCCTGAATCTGGCCGCCATCGGTGCAGGTGGAAAAGGAGCCAGCGATATCAGGAACGCCTCCGTAGACGGGCGTGAAAAAGTGGTCGCTCTTTGCGACGTCGATTTTGCAGGTTCGGCCAAAGCCTCTGTCGAGCGTTTTCCCAAGGCGAAAAAGTACGCCGATTATCGTGAAATGTTGGACAAGGAAAAAGGAATCGATGCGGTCACCATCTCCACTCCCGATCACGTACACGCTCCGGCGGCTTCCTATGCCATGCAACGCGGAAAGCATGTTTACGTACAAAAGCCTATGACCCACAACATCCGAGAGGCCCGAACCCTCACCCAGATGGCGCGGGACAATAAAATCGTCAGTCAAATGGGCAATCAAGGCGGCTCGAATCCGCTATTGAACATGGTACAAAAATGGATCGACGATGACAAGATCGGTGCCGTATCGAAAGTACAGGTATGGACAAACCGTCCCGTTTGGCCCCAAGGCTATGCGATGCCGGATCCCGATCCGAGTTTGAAACCCGAATCGCTCGATTGGGACCTGTGGCTCGGCCCTGCGGAGAAAAAACCATATATTCCGAACTTACATCCATTCAACTGGCGGGGTTGGTGGGATTATGGAACCGGGGCCTTGGGAGATGTCGGTTGCCACTTAATAGATATTCCCTTCCGCACGCTCAACCTTAAATATCCCACCGGAGCGGAATGCAGCGTCGGTTCGGTCTACTCGAAAATGTGGACGGCGGACTATAATCCCGAGGGTTGTCCCGCTTCCTCTTTTATCACCCTGAATTTCGATGCCACCGATAAGACCAAGTCGCCAATTGAGATGACCTGGAGCGATGGGGGCATTCGTCCCGCACATCCCGATATTATTCCTGCCGACGATGATATCGGAGGAGAGGACAGCCAAAATGGGGTGCTGATTATTGGGGAAAAAGGTATCATTTCAACCAATATCAACGACAGTTCGCCCCTCATGCCTAAACTGTACCTGAACGACGGTACTACGGAGTTTGGCCCAGAGACCGAACCAAATCTGGAACCCGAATACGGCCACCAACGCAAATGGGTCAACGCCTGCAAGGCCGGTTTCGACAGTGAGTTGCACAAAGGCCTCACTTCTTCCTTCGACTATGCCGGCCCCATGACGGAAACGGTGCTCATGGGCAATCTCGCCATCCGCAGCTATCTGTTGCGCAGAGAAAACGAGAAAGGCAATATGGAATTTTTCGGACGTAAAAAACTATTATGGGATGGCGAGAATATGCGTATCACGAACCTTGAGGAGGCCAACCAGTTTGTGGGACGGGAGCATAGGGAAGGCTGGAAGGTTTAG
- a CDS encoding 3-keto-disaccharide hydrolase, whose protein sequence is MRINLKFFCTTLTVFLVTVTGVRAQESNPLEGKWDLVIEQNGKQLPSWLEIKHSGLNTLVGRFVYANGSARPISEVEVENGKFSFEIPPQWEDADSDLDFEGQLNGDKLEGTMEYTDGKTYNWTGTRAPKLAYTENPNWGQPIELFNGKDLSGWTTSGEENQWKVENGILKSPKSGSNLISEQEFEDFKLHVEFKIPAGSNSGIYLRGRYEVQIQDDAGKEPSDILFGGIYGFLTPNEMVAKPAGEWQTYDITLIGRRVTIVANGKTIISEQNIPGITGGAIDSKEGEPGPFMIQGDHGAVSFRKFTVTPRVE, encoded by the coding sequence ATGAGAATCAATTTGAAATTTTTCTGTACGACGTTAACCGTGTTTCTGGTTACGGTAACGGGGGTACGGGCGCAAGAGAGCAATCCCCTAGAGGGAAAGTGGGACCTGGTCATTGAACAGAACGGAAAGCAACTTCCGTCTTGGTTGGAGATCAAGCATTCTGGGCTGAATACCTTGGTAGGTCGTTTCGTTTATGCAAATGGCAGTGCCCGTCCGATTTCCGAGGTGGAAGTCGAGAACGGAAAATTCAGTTTTGAAATCCCCCCGCAGTGGGAGGATGCCGATTCCGATTTGGATTTCGAAGGGCAGTTGAACGGCGATAAACTGGAAGGTACAATGGAGTATACGGATGGCAAGACGTATAATTGGACGGGCACTCGGGCCCCCAAGCTTGCTTACACCGAAAATCCTAATTGGGGCCAACCGATCGAACTTTTCAACGGAAAAGATTTAAGCGGGTGGACGACCAGTGGCGAAGAAAACCAGTGGAAGGTTGAGAACGGCATCCTCAAGAGTCCTAAATCGGGTTCAAACCTGATTTCCGAGCAGGAATTCGAAGATTTTAAGCTGCATGTGGAGTTTAAGATTCCCGCGGGAAGCAACAGCGGTATCTATCTACGGGGCCGTTACGAGGTACAGATACAGGACGATGCGGGCAAAGAACCGTCCGACATCCTTTTTGGCGGCATATACGGATTTTTGACCCCCAATGAAATGGTCGCCAAACCGGCCGGGGAGTGGCAGACCTATGATATCACCCTGATCGGTCGCCGGGTGACCATCGTGGCCAATGGCAAGACCATTATCAGTGAGCAGAACATTCCGGGAATTACCGGTGGGGCCATAGATAGTAAAGAAGGCGAACCGGGACCGTTTATGATCCAGGGCGATCACGGTGCGGTTTCCTTCCGGAAGTTCACCGTCACCCCGAGAGTGGAGTAG